Proteins from a single region of Nakamurella deserti:
- a CDS encoding class I SAM-dependent methyltransferase translates to MFGSVAAAYDRLRPGYPDAAVDWLLDPAARTVAEIAAGTGKLTDSLVARRLTVVAVEPDAAMLAVLRRRHPTVTAHRAPAEQLPLADASVDAVVVAQAWHWFDPVRAWSEVRRILRPGGRLGLIGHIPTPTQPWEHELAAMDLSRPAPVDPHAGPEPDAPGPAGVRTETASFPWVRRITPDDLAELYGTYSAYAVLPPAERRRRLMALAAVARAEAHRRGTATVPLTSLVRVDRVYPD, encoded by the coding sequence GTGTTCGGTTCCGTCGCCGCCGCCTACGATCGGCTGCGCCCCGGGTATCCGGACGCGGCGGTCGACTGGCTGCTCGATCCGGCCGCGCGCACCGTGGCCGAGATCGCCGCGGGCACCGGCAAGCTCACCGATTCACTGGTCGCCCGGCGGCTGACGGTGGTGGCGGTCGAGCCGGACGCCGCGATGCTGGCGGTGCTGCGGCGGCGGCACCCGACGGTCACCGCCCACCGGGCGCCGGCCGAGCAACTGCCGTTGGCCGACGCCAGCGTCGACGCCGTCGTGGTGGCGCAGGCCTGGCACTGGTTCGACCCCGTGAGGGCCTGGTCGGAAGTGCGTCGGATCCTCCGGCCGGGCGGCCGGCTGGGTCTCATCGGCCACATCCCGACGCCGACGCAACCCTGGGAGCACGAGCTCGCCGCGATGGACCTGTCGCGTCCGGCACCGGTGGACCCGCACGCCGGACCGGAGCCGGACGCGCCGGGACCGGCCGGCGTCCGGACCGAGACCGCGTCGTTCCCGTGGGTCCGCCGGATCACCCCCGACGACCTGGCCGAGCTGTACGGCACCTACTCCGCGTACGCGGTCCTGCCGCCCGCCGAACGTCGGCGGCGGCTGATGGCACTGGCCGCGGTCGCCCGCGCCGAAGCACACCGCCGCGGGACCGCCACGGTGCCCCTCACCTCCCTGGTCCGCGTCGATCGGGTGTACCCGGACTGA